The Salvelinus namaycush isolate Seneca chromosome 26, SaNama_1.0, whole genome shotgun sequence genomic sequence gcgaacatgaaggctgcttggtctgtcactagtgcaaataccttctgtggtcttaggtcattgcagatgagctgaaggcagtcatcaatgtagagaccggtgtgtctgctCTTGTAAAATACAAGAtttagttaattattccttgcccatgaacattcgaccacccatcagagttgattgcaatacagtctgctttctctatgatttgcttgaccttcacttgaactctgttgaatccagcaaattagtagataaagcatgtctggttggaagggtgtatgctgggcaaagaacattcaTAAATCTcatccaatacacattgcctgtgagcatcagaggtgaaccagttgcatacacagctcgagcaagacattcatcagcatttccctgactacgttcctccattgaatccaaaaaacttctgattccaggaggaccatgagctgttgctatcgataaggtgtctgattcataattttcacctcgacTAGAAGTAGAGGAACTTTTTGTCAGCGGTTGTGAGTGCTGAGGGAACTtaatgcacttggccagatgattctgcatctttgttgcattcctCACaggatttggcacagtatttgcaaatgtacacagcttttccttcttcattagctgcagtgaaatgtctccacataTCAGATAGTGCCTGTGGCATTTTCATGTGAAGATGAGAAAACaatgagtaaaaaaaaatataattccatgtacagataaatatttaagcagttagattaaacaactccttttgtaagataaatgttttaaaatgaaacgtaTGGAAACGGGTGAATTAACCGTCCTcggttagcaggctcaagcaagctaaaacccacatggtagcaaaaactaactagcagaaattgttaacttagaattgatttaaacacactttgctgtaagctactatttactagttaacaaaaaatcatgtatgtcatataaaatatattcaccccacccagtattgtaatcaaaacttaccagaaagcatgtagtccttggctcagacagtgtaatagTGTGGGCTTAATAGCATCTCATTactgtgcaagatcttgagaatcagctgtacatgtgatggaagaatgcactgtgcatgcagagggttgcaattccgtagaattggggatagtttaaccaaaatatgcgacaagacctagaattgccttgtaTATCCCACAAAAAAGCTTCACTGTTATACGCTGACTtgtttgatgaatttaagcaaaagtTCAGAAATTCCAGGgattaacttcccatggaaaatttctggggAAAGTCTGGAAATTTACCAGATAGTTtctgaccctttgcaaccctagtggaAACACACCAATGGTGGGACAGTGTTTATTTTCTTAATGTGGATTctagaatattcacatggaaacctagctattgatGTAGCCTAGTGCTTCCTGAACTGGCATCAAGTTAACAGATGAGGGGCCATTTGTGTCGAAGCACGTGTTTTTGGCACCATTCCTAACAACTTGACACTAGACTACAAAAACCCTGGCTGCAGGCTACAGCCCATTGGGAAAGTGTGAACAACTCCTGAATTAGGACAGCTATGAATGAAATGAAGGTCCCCACTGAATTTCACTAGATATGAGACCGTCAACTAGATTACCAATTTTTCAGGATAATGATAACCATTTGCCACCAGTTGCGCTCACCTGAAAACTGAGGGAAATTATTTTTCAGTGTTGATTGGACTGTGCTATGGAGAATTAGACTAACATGACCAAATAATGGAGCACTGTCAATTGTTCCAGTTCCTCAAGGAGAAAAGGAGTTGAACATGTCTTCCATTCCATTATTTTGAACCCTGAGAAAATGCATTTTAGATTTGGCTATGTCTGAGATCTGTGTGTTGTAACATGGATAATCCTCACAGCCATGACTCGGTCAACTAGAATGAACTGCATGTTGGCAGTGGCATTATCATTGTCATACCTGAGATCATATGAGGGAAATTGGGAACTTTATGCTCTCAGGTTTCTCATCTCAACTTTCCTTCAGTATTAGGATTTATAAATGACATCTGTGATCATCTGACACTCAGGTTTGGCTTGAGAATTAATTGTCTCTCCCCTGTTCCATCCTATTTGTTCCTCATCCAGTGATGGAGCTGGTGTACTGGCGGGACCCCAAGAAGTCTGCGGTGGCCTTTGGCATGTCCCTGCTGGTCCTTCTGTCCCTGGCCACCTTCAGTGTCATCAGTGTGTTGTCCTACCTGCTGCTTGCCCTGCTCTGTGTCACAATCACCTTCCGCATCTACAAGTCTGTCATTCAGGCAGTGCAGAAGTCTGGAGAGGGCCACCCCTTCAAGTATGACAGCTCAGCTTGGGATATGTTGGAACATGGATATATCATTAGAACTGAGTCTACTTATATTGAACTTGACCCCTTGGAGTCATTGTCTGATTTGATTGTTAGGTGATGACTGATGTTTTTGCTCCCACAGGGGTCTGATGGAGCAGGACCTAACTGTTCAGCCTGAGACTTTCCGTAAATATGTGGATGTGTTTCTGACCTATGTGAACCGAGCCGTTAAACAGGTCAGACACTTGCTGCTGGTGGAGGACCTGGTGGACTCACTCAAGGTAATGTTCATCAGGCTGTAAGCTACTGCAGTTTTGGAGATTTCCAATGCTATGGTCTTCAATTGGATCTAAATGATTCATTCTAGAAGTGCTTGATGTAGAATCTTCTGTCAGGCATGTATAGCAAGGGGAGTAATTTTGTGAGTCTCACCAGTTTCATCTACTGGGCTGAATGGTAATGCTCTTGGGACAAAATTAGGGTTTATGTTGACTGGTTGGAAAATTGACTTACGGTGCTTagaattgtaaaaataaaaagtagTATTTTGCACACCTTAAGAGCTGCTGGTCTATATAAACTGTGGTCAGTTGTCTTTGGAGATTTTTTCACAACACTGAAGTCGGTCTCTTATGTATTGTTACGCCTGACTAAGAAAGCCTGAAAAGTTGTCATGTGGTGGCAGAGAAAGAAATGCCTGGCAGATGTTCAAATGGGGGATTAAGAGTTTATCAGATGAAGGAAGGAGTGGATTACACTGCTGAAGGCAGCTAGTGTGTTTTTCCAACAGTAAGTTCCTATAGAGGCTAAACATTGTGGGACACTATCTATAGTGGCCAAGGAAAATGTGGTCCTTATTAATGTCATGACATTTATCCTTAAGGTGTTAGTTTTCTGAAATGTTCTGGTCCCTCTGTTGCAGCTGGCTGGTTTTATGTGGCTGATGACGTATGTGGGAGCTGTCTTTAATGGTATCACAATCCTCATACTGGGTAAGAATCACACACTGTCCAGTCTTCCATTTGTCTAATGCTCACAAATAAGTGTTCTGCACCCGGTCACGTAGACACTTGATGTTCTAATAATGCACATATGCTTTTTTTTAACGATCCTTTAGGAACCTAGACTTCTCATTAAATGTCATGTTTTTGAATAACTATTGGGGCTGTGTAGGTTGTCCTgtgtcagggatgggcaactggctgCCCTCAGATTAATAAACAACAAAATTCACTCACCGTTTTTATTATTTACTCTGTCGGGCTTTCAACTTACTGTTGCAAGGTAGAAATGTGCATCTGCGTtttttctcttatgtcagtcactgatagtcactcaattagcccattgTCAGCTaaacatttttagattggtaaattattCTAGCggtcagctatctaaacttgttatcatggtcgaattactgtcTGGGGGCCCCCCCATTTGATTGTGTGTTAAAGGAATTTCATTCctatgtttatcaaccaattcaattaaaacactctgtccataaataagaatatgtaagataattatcagcattaaatggacagaaaccagtcttaaaatcaatcaatcaatagcgtttattctcgagagtactgatcatattacaatttacatcaggttatataataaagatgatgtcataggttttaatgtccatcctcctctagaatacaatggcagtatagttagcgttctcattactgtctgccacctgttaaactatctgcaaccaacccaaggtctttcccctccctgggtagagacagaatgtcctgtaaggaacacagcattccagcctgtctgaagataactccattctttctaaTAAGGAACATATTACACTCAGCATTATGATTATGATAAGTTTCATTCATACAGTAACATCTAAGTCAAATGcttacatattttagtcattaaacacaaaaatcccataaCATTGTGTTATTGTCTCATTCAGGTATCATATTTAAAAACTGCAATCATTtgtctccaccctatggcaaaatgcaTAGACTTGCAGGAAACTTGCTTTAAAATGGCAACATTTTCTCTTCACCCCATGgcagaatgtgtagaattgcacaaAGTTAACTCAAACATTTCTCTCTGCTGTCAAGAGGGAGGGGTTCCTAAAAAATTTTGCTTGCAATGTGGGGGTGTATGCGCATGTGGGTACTCAGACCCGCGAACAACCGCGGCCCctcatgagttcagatttttttggggcaccccatcaaagttgcccgtCTATGGTCTTGGATTGTACAGCTCTGTACTTCTGCCTGCATAATTGCTCATTGTGGGGAGCAATCAGACTTACATTTACTCTAAAGATTGGAGGGGACAAGGTCTAAATGATGTACAGTAGACATGGTTTAAATTGCCTTGAGGTACAGTAACATACTGCTCTGTAAACAGGTTCATAGTATTCAATGAATACTGTAGCTTTGTTGAAATAGCATGTTAGAGGTGTCCCATGCTATCTGGAAACCTCCAGAGATACAAATGTGCCTAACCAGAGTCCACTCTGTTTCTCATTGACAGCTGATGTCCTCTTATTCAGCACACCTCCGGTTTATGACAAAAATAAAGTAAGAATGAACGTTTTTACATACAATTACTAATGTTTGTTATGAACGTGTGTTGGTTAACAATTTGTTCTCTTTCAGACCCAGATTGATAAATACATTGAACTGATTCGCACCAGAGTTGAAGTCACACTTGGAAAGTAAGGGCACCTCTTTTTCTAACCATCAATATGTGGAGGAGGTGAAATCACAGAACACCATTTTCTGGTTTTTGGCAATAGAATTTCTACATGGCATGCAGGAGCACACAGCATCAGTAGCTTCGTCTTGGTTAAACCATCCTAAATGATTTGTCTTCCCAGGTGCAGTGTGGCCTCTAATGTAGCGGTATTTAGATGCAGTGTGGCCTCTAATGTAGCGGTATTTAGATGCAGTGTGACCTCTAATGTAGCAGAGTATATACATGTGAGAAGTACAGCATGATTTCCCCTTTTCAGGCTTCAAGATAAACTTCCAGGGGCGCTGAAGCGTACCAAAGCAGAGTGATTGTCCATGACCCCTATTCAACAACTGCGCTCTCCCTAATTCTGCAACTCCAGTCCTACCCTTTCAAATGCATTCCCAGCGTCAAACCTGTGGCCAAGTCATCGCTCAATATTCAATGTACCGTAACTAACTTGCATAGGGTGCAATGCTTGTATTTGTTGTTGGAGACAGCCACATTCTGAATAACTCAATCtgtagttgttacatccattttgtgACTTATAAATTAATCATATGTACCCAttaattattgaagaatataatgtataaatgcctCAAGCTTAGTTCAATTGTCGTACCCCATCAAAACCtgaaatataaacttgttttactccaatgtttgtaaagaaAGTAAATGGAAACTAACACTATATAGGCTCAAAGCATTGGTAGAACTATCACTTTATATCATGGATTGTTTCTCCTTGCATCCATATCGCTGTCTATGACTTTTTgacagtggttacatttctccaaccccatatCTCATATTTTTAACGAAACGGTGGAAAGCGCTTTGTTTCAACTACTGATTGGGGCTTTAACAGATGATTCCTGATTGAGCCAGGGGGGTTTAAATCAGAACTTTTAATTATTTAAAGGATACAGAATggtgtatattattattttatttttttaagcaaATGTTTGTACACTAATCTGTGTGGTTTGTTTTTGAGGGGAAAGTAATTTGTTGGTGTGGTTTGTAAATTGACATAAAataaagatgttttatttatgaAAGAACTCAAAGCTGGGATCCAGATTAGGTGAAACTGCACCACTGGTTGCCCCAGGTGCATCTGTTATGGGTTTTTAAACTGGGCAGAGGAGCATAATGATAATAAAAAAAGTGACATTCTGCTGTTCTATCATGTGTGCGATGTCTGATGGGGGGGGAATGATCATTGTTTGACGTAATGTCTTTGTTTGGAGGGAGGGGGCACGCAACCTTTTCAGCATCATCTCAGTTCATCCTAAACACACTTGTTTGCTATCTGCACTGCACTGAGTATTTTGCAAGCAAGTCTTCAAACTTGAAATAAAAATGAAAGAAACCGTCGCAACAAGCTGTCACGACTCATTTATCCTGTTTTGTCAGTTTGTGTGAGCTGGTAAAACCAACAGAATTAGTGTATCGGTGTAAAGGATCACACATGATGCAATAGGAGGATTAGATAAGAAAAGGTTGCTTGTATAAGTAGGCTAATTATTTGCCTCCGATTATTGAATGAAAAATCCAAAAGCATTTTTCCATGACTCAACCCTGAGAAGATGGGTTTGAGTATGACGATGGCACTACATTACTCTGCTAAGTAACGCGGAGGATATAGTGCCATCTGGCTTACACATACTGTATCAAGATCTTTCAGTTGAGTGTACATTAAAGTAGTAATGTTAGGAGCTAGGGGAAAGAAACTAGTATGGAATGTACTGTTCCTCCAAGCCAAGACTAGGTGGTCATGAACCCAAATGTCAAATGAATGTGCTTATGTCACAGAGAATGTAATGTGTGTCTCGTACTGACAGTGTGTGTAATATTTTAAACCATGACATCCATTTTGCGACACACAAAGGCAATGTATAACCAGGGAGTGACTCATCAGCCAAGTCTCTATTTTTGTTGTTATGAATGAGATCTGCTGAGATAGGCTGTTCTCTCATCCCATTTTATTTTCATCCCCAGCTATTTGTAATTTGTGGGGGGAACAGGGAAACATATTTCTGTTATGTAGTTAGGCTCCAGTTCGCTTTCTGAACAGTAGATTGAAGCAATGAGGGGGAAAAAGCAACAATTTTGGTTTTGAACATcgagtgaatgactgactgaaaTTGCTTGAGCCACAACTAGATGAAATGTGGTTGGTACTTCCAATCTAGAAGTCATCCCGTAAGAGTTATTAGTTTAatataatatgccatttagcagacactttatCCAAAGAGACTCTGATGCACAAACACATATGGTGATGAAAGGGCCCCTCTAGGTGGCCGAGGGAATATGTTGCTGTTAACTAATTTCCtataattctacacatttttccttGTGGCTAAAACAATAATTAAATTTTAATGCTAATTTCATgaaattctacatattttgccatagTTTATGCCAGGTTCTTTACATAacatcagtgggggggggggggccctggGCATGAGCCTGATGGGTAATCTGACCCTGGATGATGAGGGGGGTCAATCAGTGATGAATGGTGGAGATGATATAACTCATATAATTGGCCAATAGACGATACGAGAGAGGGAAGGATCCGGATGTAGCTATAGGCCACAGAGTAAAGTGTCTTATGTTGTCAATGATTCCTCAACCCTGTGAGCTTTTAACAGTCACAGGACCCCTGTTGTCAATATTTGATTGGCCAgttaatgcaacaaaaaaaagtttaatttggtgggtgcttatttGTACTATTTCACACATGTGCaagtgtgaattggaaatgtattttttccatatcccaactctccctgagaAACACTTGGAGAGTgaggtcacggccagggtctgccattataGCGGCGACCCCGgagtaattagggttaagtaccttgctcaagggcgtCCCTTGTTTATGTACAATCGGGTGCAGCCACTTTATAGCCGTCTATGTACACAAGCAGTGGGTCTGTAGCATGGGTTGGCCCCCTTGGATATCTCAAAGGAAGATACAGTATATGATGCCTGTGTGTACATATTCTAAAACCTTTCCATGAACTCTATGCCTGAATCTGAGGAATCCGTAATCTTAATGTTACACCAACGTCACCAATAGGCTAATTTGAGATGAACTAGGGCTGAATTGAAAACTTAACATGCTAAAACAACGCCTTTGAGTGGCATAGCTGGATTATTATGTCAATGAGTTTCTCTCTGAGCCCTTGCATGTCATTACAAGCCCTTGCTGTGAAATTCCATTATAAAGGCTTTGCTTTTGTggggttttttttgttgttgcttttttgCTTTGCTTTTGTGTAACCCGATTACGTGGCATTCATTAGTTTTGAAGGAGAGTCTAGATTAGAACTCCAATATGGGGATAATAATATTATTCAACATCACCGTTATTATTCACGTCTATGTCACACTGTTTCTATAGACCTATAGGCTTTTTGGGACACAGGCAAATTCACAGAATCTCATGCAGTCACGTTCCCTCAAGGAATACAACTGACCTCGATCTGAGATCTGTTGTCTAACAACCATTAACATCCTAGTTAAGAATTGTGAGGTTCCCGTAGTGTTGTAAAACGTGTGCAGGAGTAGCAGGTGAAACTTCAGAGAGGTATAAAATTAACTACTGCGCTGAGCAGCGGATTTGGAGCCGGTGGCCACCACATCACAACCACTTGGCCCTTTGGAGTTGTCTTGTAGGACAATAACGGCACTCAATCATTTCCCAATAACTGTTCGAATAACTTTTTTTTAGAACTTTTGCAAGCCTTGTTCTTAGACTTTGCTACAGCAGTTTAAAGGCTACTAACACTAGCCTACTGTTCCTCTCAGAATCGGCGTTATGGGTTTTGCGGACCTCTTGAATGACGTTGGCGGGTTCGGGCGTTTCCAATGGATCCATGTTACCTTGTTGTCTATCCCTGGTCTACTGATGGCAAGCCAGAATCTGTTGAATAATTTCACGGCTGGTATGCCTGGACATCACTGTACCATACCCAATAGGACTTCTATTGCCAGTAGTCAAAACATGTCTCTATCAGAAGTGGATGACAGAGAGCTCCTTCGCGCCTTTATCCCGATGGATGCCAGTGGGACCAAATTGTCCAAGTGTACAAGGTATGTCGAGGCGCAGTGGCAGCTTCTTGAAAGCAACGTAAGCGTCATTGGACATCAGGCTAACTTTTCACAGCTTGAGACAGAGATATGTCTGGATGGCTGGACCTATGACAAAACAGAATTTCTGTCCACAGTTGTCTCAGAGGTAAGTGGAGCTGTCCATGCGCATTTTTTAAGTACTGGGTTATAAATTAGTAGGtgtaataatataaaataatagaaGTACATGTGCTTCTCCTGCGAAACACATCATGATGCATGATTTATGAATTAACgtgtatattattattagtatcatTCAATAGGTCTAATAATTCACTAACAGTGGCCCTTAAGACGTTGCTGGATGTCAAGGCAAAGAATGTGATATTACAATCCTGCCTATAAGAAAAGGTTTGTGATCTTGTTTTCCAGTGGGACTTGGTCTGTACCCTCCGTCCTATGAAACAGATGAGCCAGACTATTTATATGGGTGGGGTCCTGGCAGGGGCTATCATATTTGGAGGGCTGTCAGACAGGTGAGCAGCGTCCTGTCACAGACACGGAATACGTCATTGTATTCAACATTTTCATCACGGCAAAGGAATTCAACAATTCAATCATCATACTGTCCTATAGAATATCACGTTATCGTTGTAGAGGTTGTACAGAGGAACTGCATTTACCCGATGAAGGATTGTGGTCAATGTGATACAAATGGATGCAGGTGTACATTATGAATAGGTAACCTAGAGCTAAATCAGTACTGTAAATAGATGTCTGACATTACTAATTaagatgtagcctactgtatccATTGCCAGGACATCATTGACTCTTTAACAGAAAAAATCAACTGTTGGCTTGAACCCTGATCTTCTTTGTGCTTGGACAGAATAGAGCCCAGCTGGTTGAAAGTACAGGATTAACATTCTCCACATATCAGACTTTTATCTTATTATTTTTACACACTTAAAACTTTTAGTAATTTCACAGAAGCAAAattttccctgtgtgtgtgtgtgtgtgtgtgtgtgtgtgtgtgtgtgtgtgtgtgtgtgtgtgtgtgtgtgtgtgtgtgtgtgcgtgtgcgtgtgcgtgtgtgtgtgtgtgtgtgcgcgcatttgTGCACACCTGTGTGTCTATGTAATTTACTTCACAGTAGGGAACATTCCCTCCTCAATGATTTAGTAGGGCTTGAGTTTGGTGCTTAGTTGccaccaacaacaacaatgcATTGTGTTCTTGTGACTTTTGAGCAAGTGTTGCTGTGGTTTCCCCTATTTGTTTCCCCCTCTAGATTTGGGCGAAAGGCCTTGTTGATCTGGTCCTATTTTCAGCTAGCCACGCTGGGCACCTGTACAGCCTTCTCACCTTCCTTCATGACCTACTGTATCTTACGCTTCATGACAGGCATGGCAGTATCTGGGGTGATCCTCAacacagtctctctcagtgagtCTCCCTACAACCCCACCTATAGCCCATACATCTAGAGacttacatttgagtcatttagcagacgctcttatccagagcgacttacaggagcaattatggttaagtgacttgctcaagggcacatcggcagatttttcaccattcaaaccagcgacctttctgtTACTGTCCCAATGTTCTTAACCGCTAGCCTACATGCTGCTTAGATGCTCTACACTTTTTTGGTGTGATGTGTGAAAGTTGGCACACTATCAGGTCATGCAGCATAAGGAAATTGTTACTGTCTTTTAAGCATAAGGAAATTGTTACTGTCTTTTAAGTCTTTCAAGGGGGAAATGTATTACCTTTTGCCAGAGGTGGGTCCAGGAATGAAAACCCTGGGGAAATCCAGTTCAGATGAATCAGATGATTTTACATTGGAAAGTTCCCATTTCCACCCACTGCCTGTCGCAAGACAACAGAGTCATAACAGACTTCTGTCCACAGAGGTGGAATGGATTCCCACCAAGTCCCGCACTCTGGTGGGCACCCTCTCGTCCTTCTTCTTCACCTTCGGCCAGATGGTCCTGGCGGGCATCGCCCACAGCCTCAGGGACTGGCGCAAGCTGCAGGTGGCTGTCTGCGCtcccttcttcctcttcttcctctataGCTGGTGAGCGTACCATTTTACTGCACCACTATACAGGTACTTATCCATATCATGAATGAACAATTCAGGATGTCTCATCTTTTGATTGATGGGTGAATGGCAGTCTTTGAAAGGTTTCCAGAGACAATGTCTCTTGTGTTTTCCTAACTGGTCCTAAGGTGGTACTCTGAGTCTGCCCGCTGGCTAGTGCTAAATCGCAGGTCTGACGAGGCCCTGAAACACATCCACCGTGTGGCCAGGATCAACCGCAAACCTGAGATGGTAGAGAAGATCACCCTGGAGGTGAGAGAGCTGGCTGGGGTACAACGAAGGATACAGGCATATTGAGAGGTTCCTGGAATGGTGAGGTGATCTTGGAGCTCAGAGAAGGATTATGacctgcgtgtgtgtctgtctgtgtgtgtgtgtgtgtgtgtgtgtgtgtgtgtgtgtgtgtgtgtgtgtgtgtgtgtgtgtgtgtgtgtgtgtgtgtgtgtgtgtgtgtgtgtgtgtgtgtgtgtgtgtgtgtgtgtgtgtctgtctgtgaatgtgtgcatgcggctatgtgtgtgtgtgtgtggcaatgtgtgtgtgcgtgtttgtgcatgtacatgtgtgtgatTACAGGTTCTGGAATGTCACATGCACAAAGAGGTCCAGTCGAGTAAGACCACCCACACAGCATACGACTTGATACGCA encodes the following:
- the LOC120021732 gene encoding reticulon-3-B-like, with translation MADPMTQSGQISSSLNASSTKESPYSVMELVYWRDPKKSAVAFGMSLLVLLSLATFSVISVLSYLLLALLCVTITFRIYKSVIQAVQKSGEGHPFKGLMEQDLTVQPETFRKYVDVFLTYVNRAVKQVRHLLLVEDLVDSLKLAGFMWLMTYVGAVFNGITILILADVLLFSTPPVYDKNKTQIDKYIELIRTRVEVTLGKLQDKLPGALKRTKAE
- the oatx gene encoding solute carrier family 22 member 6-A, whose amino-acid sequence is MGFADLLNDVGGFGRFQWIHVTLLSIPGLLMASQNLLNNFTAGMPGHHCTIPNRTSIASSQNMSLSEVDDRELLRAFIPMDASGTKLSKCTRYVEAQWQLLESNVSVIGHQANFSQLETEICLDGWTYDKTEFLSTVVSEWDLVCTLRPMKQMSQTIYMGGVLAGAIIFGGLSDRFGRKALLIWSYFQLATLGTCTAFSPSFMTYCILRFMTGMAVSGVILNTVSLKVEWIPTKSRTLVGTLSSFFFTFGQMVLAGIAHSLRDWRKLQVAVCAPFFLFFLYSWWYSESARWLVLNRRSDEALKHIHRVARINRKPEMVEKITLEVLECHMHKEVQSSKTTHTAYDLIRTTVMRRISLCLMVVWFSTSFAYYGLAMDLQKFGVNIYLIQIIFGLVDFPAKLVALGSLTFLGRRITQGTCLLVSALMIFANIFVPTDMQSIRTTLACLGKAFTSASFTCIYLFTGELYPTVIRQTGMGFTSTMARVGSMAAPAVLILEEMLPALPSMIYGGAAVVAGIIAFFLPETLNIPLPDTIEDVEEKWANEKLDAEKLAKKEAVSLREMKKGAVEGDGEITGLNAL